Genomic segment of Theobroma cacao cultivar B97-61/B2 unplaced genomic scaffold, Criollo_cocoa_genome_V2, whole genome shotgun sequence:
TTTGTTTGCTGCTGCTCTTGGATCTGGAACACAGCTGTTCACTTTGTAAGAATCCCACTTATTCTGTATTTATGTTTCTTTTCGATTTCTGAAACTACAGTTATTGCATTGTGATCTCTATGTCAATTATTGATGTTCCTCTCTCTAATTTCTCCTGGACCTTTGTTTGTCTATCAGAACGgttttcatttttatgcttGCATTGGTTGGTGTCTTCTATCCGTACAATCGCGGTGCTCTGTTTACTGCCCTAGTGGTTATATATGCACTTACATCAGGTATTGCAGGATATACAGCTACTTCTTTCTACTGTCAGCTTGAAGGAAAGAACTGGGTATGTGTAGATGGATTTTATCTGCTAGTATGAAATGCAAATGTGATGCTTCTAAAAGTTAGGCCTCTAAGTGGACCAACGTATTTATGTGATTTCTTGATTTGACAGGTTAGGAATCTGTTATTGACTGGCTGCCTTTTCTGTGGGCCCTTATTTCTCACATTCTGCTTCCTTAACACGGTTGCTATTGCATACAGAGCAACTGCTGCACTGCCTTTTGGAACTATTGTAGTAATAGTCCTCATATGGACACTAGTGACATCTCCCTTGCTTGTTCTGGGTGGTATTGCTGGAAAAAATAGCAAGGCTGAGTTCCAAGCTCCCTGCCGCACCACAAAGTATCCTCGAGAGATTCCACCATTGCCTTGGTACAGGAGTGCGATTCCTCAGATGGCAATGGCTGGATTTCTTCCATTTAGTGCTATTTACATTGAGCTTTACTACATATTTGCCAGTGTCTGGGGCCACAGGATCTATACCATATACAGCATCTTGTTTATTGTCTTCATCATCCTGCTGATTGTCACTGCTTTTATAACTGTGGCTTTGACATATTTCCAACTTGCAGCCGAAGATCATGAATGGTGGTGGAGGTACATAAGTTCTCTAATTATGCATTCATTTCTCCATTGCCTTTTGCCTTGCACTTTTgacatattttaaaatctgGAATTTCATACTATATTTCACTTCTCCCCTGCTGCTCTCTTAGTTTATGGTACATGACAAGTAAATTTTCATGCCTTTAGATGAATATTGTATGTAATTCAAGaactgtaaaaaaaaattggctACAAATGGCGAGTTTATGTTTTGTATAAAGGACAATTGGATGCCTATTAGCAATTTCCTGAGGGTTTCTCAGCTCGTGTTTGCATTTTCTTTGGCTGTGTttcttgataattttttttggagaAGTATATTATTCTGTTTTCATGGTGATCTGTTGGTTAGAGAATGGCAAAGGGCTAGCTTTCTATTTTGTCATGCATAATGTTGGTGGACATGGATTGCTACAATCCTTGAAAAGAAGCGAAATATTTTGGTTTAAAAGTACAACCCCCAACCCCCGTGTACTGCTGCCTTGgtaaatgaataaaaagaatgaagaacaGTAAATTCCCTAATTCTGTTTTAGGTTTTTATGGTACTGGATAATCTGCAGGTTAGTTTATTAGGAAAAAAAGAAGCCATAGTTTATTTACTAAAATTAGTATTTTGGTAATTAGACTTGTGGTAGCTTGGGGGTCGGTTCATTGGTTCTTTACCGAATCAGTTTTGGCTTGTTTAACCTGTTTGATTACAACTTTGTCTCCATTCGGTTGAAAATAGTGAAGGCTGTGGACTTTGTGAGTTGATAATACATTAAATGACTTTCAAGTGTTATGTTGTTTACTGATCTTAGTCCTTAATTTGTCACAGGTCTTTCCTTTGCGGTGGATCAACTGGCCTCTTTATCTATGCCTATTGCTTGTATTATTACTATGCACGATCAGATATGTCTGGTTTTATGCAAACCTCGTTCTTCTTTGGTTACATGGCTTGCATCTGCTATGGATTCTTCCTGATGCTCGGGACAGTGGGTTTCCGTGCCTCGCTGCTCTTTGTTCGTCACATATACAGGTCCATCAAGTGTGAGTAGAGGGTTTAGTTGTCCCTTAACATTTCCATCAATGCTGTCATAGAGAAGTCTATGATTATGATCTTTGTTAGAAATTAGCTGGAAGATTGCCCTAATTGTCATGAGCAAATGGGGATGCTATACTATGCCTAAAGGGATATCTGTAAGATCTGCACGTGGGTGGCTAGGCATTGGAGAACTTTTAGGCATCATGtgtttattattaatatttgctTTGTATGTAACCATGAGACGGATTTGTGTAGGATGCTGTTATTTTTTATACCTCTCTACCGGGAAAAAAAGATGCTCAATTAGTTTCCTTTGACCGACTGTTTTGAGTTGACTT
This window contains:
- the LOC18609966 gene encoding transmembrane 9 superfamily member 3, whose amino-acid sequence is MKNLGNCPTFLILGVLFFCCLSHVRSDASDHRYKDGDPVPLYANKVGPFHNPSETYRYFDLPFCSPDHLKEKKEALGEVLNGDRLVNAPYKLNFREERDSYVVCKTKLSKEEVAIFRKVVDKDYYFQMYYDDLPIWGFIGKVDKEGKADPSEYKYFLYKHIQFDILYNKDRVIEISAKMDPHSLVDLTEDKEVDAEFMYTVKWKETETPFEKRMDKYSMSSSLPHHLEIHWFSIINSCVTVLLLTGFLATILMRVLKNDFIKYGQDEEAADDQEETGWKYIHGDVFRFPKFKSLFAAALGSGTQLFTLTVFIFMLALVGVFYPYNRGALFTALVVIYALTSGIAGYTATSFYCQLEGKNWVRNLLLTGCLFCGPLFLTFCFLNTVAIAYRATAALPFGTIVVIVLIWTLVTSPLLVLGGIAGKNSKAEFQAPCRTTKYPREIPPLPWYRSAIPQMAMAGFLPFSAIYIELYYIFASVWGHRIYTIYSILFIVFIILLIVTAFITVALTYFQLAAEDHEWWWRSFLCGGSTGLFIYAYCLYYYYARSDMSGFMQTSFFFGYMACICYGFFLMLGTVGFRASLLFVRHIYRSIKCE